In the Lentimicrobium sp. L6 genome, one interval contains:
- the rsmD gene encoding 16S rRNA (guanine(966)-N(2))-methyltransferase RsmD, whose translation MRIIAGKFGRRRLKTPKNLLLRPTTDIAKEGLFNILNNRLYFDEQKVLDLFAGTGSISFEFISREAEHVTCVENNLIHFKFITSVKNDLSMENLQPLKTDVFKFLSINKRSFSLIFADPPFELDHIETLPGLIFNGTHLSEGGLFILEHSDKHSFEKHEHFVELRKYGKVHFSFFERNH comes from the coding sequence ATGCGAATAATTGCAGGGAAATTTGGAAGGAGACGCCTTAAAACTCCAAAAAACCTATTGCTCAGACCTACAACTGATATTGCAAAAGAGGGCCTTTTTAACATCTTAAACAATCGCCTTTATTTTGACGAGCAAAAGGTTTTAGACCTATTTGCAGGAACAGGTAGTATCTCCTTTGAATTTATTTCTAGAGAAGCCGAACACGTAACATGTGTTGAGAATAATCTAATACATTTCAAGTTTATTACTTCGGTAAAGAATGATTTGTCTATGGAGAATCTACAGCCTTTAAAAACTGATGTATTCAAATTCCTAAGTATTAACAAAAGGTCATTTTCTTTAATTTTTGCTGATCCTCCATTTGAGTTAGACCATATTGAAACCTTACCTGGGTTAATATTTAATGGAACACATTTATCAGAAGGTGGACTATTCATATTGGAACATTCCGATAAGCATAGTTTTGAGAAACATGAGCACTTTGTAGAACTCAGAAAATATGGAAAAGTTCACTTTAGTTTTTTCGAAAGAAATCACTAG
- a CDS encoding DUF3822 family protein, whose translation MPRQDSLKARAEYFDSTYSVENHKNYRLSIQLRLNGFSFAIFSAETKKILKIQEYGIHWNKDGSSEQKWQMLNQSLLDTLEKENFEFMVFPSVKVILDHKEYHLQAPIYADDAKKDKEIDFNQSIGYSHTTLSKKISGVDSIISYAIPSFIKHTISDYFSKAQTLHIIDVLINDIRILHQNKVIGKRLYVNISDRDIHIIAYDSELIFSNSFTYSTKEDFIYFILLAFEQLAMNPEEDPLYFMGEISRSSALFNIAWQYIRNVHFMGMQLPAMLSQDFDQLPIHQYYLLLQSNICE comes from the coding sequence ATGCCAAGGCAAGATTCTTTAAAAGCAAGGGCAGAATATTTCGATTCAACTTATTCAGTTGAAAATCATAAAAATTACAGACTATCCATTCAGCTTCGGCTGAATGGATTTTCTTTTGCCATATTTTCTGCAGAGACCAAGAAGATTTTGAAAATTCAGGAATATGGAATTCATTGGAATAAAGATGGTAGTTCTGAGCAAAAATGGCAGATGCTCAACCAATCCTTATTGGATACTCTAGAAAAAGAGAATTTTGAATTTATGGTCTTTCCCTCAGTAAAGGTAATCCTTGACCATAAAGAATATCATCTACAGGCTCCAATATATGCAGATGATGCAAAAAAAGATAAAGAAATTGATTTTAATCAAAGCATTGGATATTCTCATACTACTCTTAGCAAAAAAATTTCAGGTGTTGATAGTATCATCTCATATGCCATCCCCTCCTTTATAAAACATACAATATCAGACTATTTTTCAAAAGCTCAAACCTTACACATAATAGATGTGTTAATCAATGATATTAGAATTCTACATCAAAACAAGGTTATTGGTAAAAGGCTTTATGTTAATATTTCAGATAGAGATATTCATATTATAGCCTATGATAGTGAACTTATCTTCTCAAACTCTTTTACTTATAGTACTAAAGAAGATTTCATCTATTTTATTTTATTAGCTTTTGAACAGCTAGCAATGAATCCGGAAGAGGATCCTCTCTATTTCATGGGAGAAATCAGCCGTTCTTCAGCCCTATTTAATATTGCTTGGCAATATATTAGAAATGTACATTTCATGGGAATGCAATTACCTGCAATGCTAAGTCAGGATTTTGATCAATTACCTATTCACCAATATTACTTACTCTTACAATCGAATATATGCGAATAA